From one Anoplolepis gracilipes chromosome 10, ASM4749672v1, whole genome shotgun sequence genomic stretch:
- the LOC140670560 gene encoding juvenile hormone acid O-methyltransferase-like: MKFNPELTLKEENIMCYTQPWYTKEYFVSSGKSMEVNCGFGYSTRYFILPELDVKSTIIGTDNSESMIKYAESKYKTDERIDFEVFDIQTKNLSERYIAEFDNIFSFPTVHARTDICQKFQNIYKMLKPGGCLYIYMVTSHDAFTLYRRMLNHPTYGLFFKDYITPFHNWTNPAREVNHLLKQIGFIVQRSNFMPLRRYRTENLLPYILSGLSFINKLSPQQQEDVKDELTNEFNKMEKKFEQMYRMVAKNVNFDIYDTLSIYACKPPVNQRRLFVYMN, from the exons atgaaattcaATCCAGAACTGACATTAAAAGAGGAAAACATTATGTGTTATACTCAGCCTTGGTATacgaaagaatattttgtatcatCTGGAAAGTCCATGGAAGTTAATTGTGGGTTTGGATACtcaacaagatattttatcttgcCAGAACTTGATGTAAAGTCGACAATAATAG GTACCGATAATTCGGaaagtatgataaaatatgcagaaagtaaatataaaaccgACGAACGAATCGATTTTGAAGTTTTTGATATCCAAACCAAAAATTTATCTGAAAGATATATCGcagaatttgataatatattttcgtttccCACTGTACATGCTCGTACTGATATttg tcaaaaatttcaaaatatttataaaatgttaaaacctGGTGGAtgcctttatatatatatggttacATCTCACGATGcgtttacattatatagaCGAATGTTGAATCATCCAACTTATGGATTATTCTTCAAG GACTACATTACACCGTTTCATAATTGGACCAATCCTGCGAGAGAAGTAAATCATTTACTTAAACAAATCGGATTTATAGTTCAGCGCTCTAATTTTATGCCGTTAAGAAGATATAGGACAGAAAATCTTTTAC cttatattttatctgGCCTGTCATTTATAAACAAGCTGTCACCTCAACAACAAGAAGATGTCAAAGATGAGCTCacaaatgaatttaataaaatggagAAAAAGTTTGAACAAATGTATCGTATGGTAgcaaaaaatgtcaattttgatatatatgataCGTTAAGTATTTACGCATGTAAACCACCAGTAAATCAACGTCGATTATTTGTGTacatgaattaa